One genomic window of Parus major isolate Abel chromosome 11, Parus_major1.1, whole genome shotgun sequence includes the following:
- the CETP gene encoding cholesteryl ester transfer protein: MCWAGRMMLGTFSILLVLVQAAAACEFGPFPYRATGIVCRMTKPAALLLNQETAQVIQAAFRNAKFPNITGERSMRLLGRVAYGLSNIQVNDLSIQRSEVELKEDKAIHISIKNVTALFKGTLTYGYAGAWFLQLFHSVDFEIESSIDLQLNIDLVCQKDQVAPDASDCYLTFHKLTLHLQGDKQPGWLKQLFTDFISFTLKLVLKREVCKEINAVAQTLTNFILDLAANFVRDKDIIVDISLASDSVIKASYIESHHKGLVLYKNSSSVLSDSVFSPSLLTESRMLYFWLSEHSLSSLAAAAFLDGRLLLNLRGEKLQELFEMEDTEEQRKAVQMIFQGTSYNDSVAKVWSLTQPQISLQPEGTVVRSLVAVEVIILLAGEEPLVSLYMEKEITATIQATYAEKKLILQPVDSSVEIKVFKCTADPSGEDTSIQSFLKNMILVAGIPEVTSSIGSALTSLMNSKRLDLFDIINPEIITRKGYVIVQLDFGFPSHLLLNFLEKSW, translated from the exons atgtgctgggctggcaggatgATGCTGGGGACCTTCAGCATCTTGCTAGTGCTtgtccaggcagcagcagcctgtgagTTTGGGCCTTTTCCCTACAGAGCCACAGGGATCGTCTGCAGGATGACCAAGCCCGCGGCATTGCTGT TGAACCAGGAAACAGCCCAGGTCATTCAAGCAGCCTTCAGAAACGCCAAATTCCCCAATATCACTGGGGAGAGGTCCATGAGGCTCCTGGGCCGCGTGGCTTATGGGCTGAGCAA CATCCAGGTCAATGATTTGTCCATCCAGAGGAGTGAGGTGGAGCTCAAGGAGGACAAAGCCATTCACATCTCCATTAAAAACGTGACAGCCTTGTTCAAAGGGACCCTGACCTATGGCTATGCTGGGGCCTGGTT CTTGCAGCTTTTTCATTCAGTTGATTTTGAAATTGAGTCTTCCATTGACCTGCAGCTAAATATCGATCTGG TCTGCCAAAAGGACCAAGTGGCTCCTGATGCCTCAGACTGCTACCTGACTTTCCACAAACTCACACTTCACCTCCAAGGAGACAAGCA ACCTGGCTGGCTGAAGCAGCTCTTCACAGATTTCATCTCCTTCACTCTGAAGCTTGTCCTCAAGAGGGAG GTGTGCAAGGAAATAAATGCCGTTGCTCAGACGCTGACCAATTTTATACTTGATTTAGCAG CCAATTTTGTCCGGGATAAGGACATCATTGTTGATATCTCCCTCGCATCAGACTCTGTGATAAAAGCAAGCTACATAGAATCCCACCACAAG ggCCTGGTCCTGTACAAGAACAGCTCCAGCGTGCTCAGTGACTCTGTGTTCTCCCCGTCGCTGCTGACCGAGTCCCGAATGCTTTACTTCTGGCTGTCTgagcacagcctcagctctctggctgcagcagctttctTAGATGGGCGGCTGCTGCTGAACCTCAGAGGGGAGAAATTGCAG GAGCTGTTTGAGATGGAAGacacagaagagcagaggaaggcagTGCAGATG ATTTTTCAAGGAACCTCCTACAATGACTCTGTGGCCAAGGTGTGGAGTCTCACCCAGCCCCAGATTTCTCTTCAGCCTGAGGGGACAGTGGTGAGGTCCTTGGTGGCAGTGGAGGTCATCATCCTTCTCGCAGGAGAAGAGCCCCTGGTGTCTCTGTACATGGAGAAG gaaaTCACAGCCACTATCCAAGCTACCtatgcagaaaagaaactcaTTTTGCAGCCTGTGGACTCCAG CGTAGAGATTAAAGTGTTTAAATGCACAGCTGATCCAAGTGGG gagGACACATCCATACAAAGCTTCCTGAAGAATATGATTTTGGTTGCTGGCATTCCAGAAGTAACTTCAA GTATTGGATCAGCTCTGACTTCACTTATGAACAGCAAAAGGCTTGATCTCTTTGATATCATAAATCCTGAGATCATCACCAGAAAG GGATATGTAATTGTACAGCTTGACTTTGGCTTCCCAAGTCATTTGCTTCTTAATTTTCTTGAGAAAAGTTGGTAG